A single genomic interval of Aliiroseovarius sediminilitoris harbors:
- a CDS encoding class II fructose-bisphosphate aldolase produces the protein MTLATLADVLQPALKQGYAVAGLVTLGWEDMRAYVAAAEAEDVPVILQAGPSCRAHTPLPVLGKMFRYLAEGASVPVVAHLDHGYTMDECREAIDSGFTSVMFDGSRKPIADNIAATRAIVELAHAAGVSCEGEIGFVGYSGGEGSSGTDPDDAARFARETGVDAMAISVGNVHLQQDKEGGLDIPRIRAIEAVTSVPLVIHGGSGVPVEQRRLLATGSSICKFNIGTELRMAFGHALRKAVNRDTSRFDRVLILKETHDPVMDATRRVLRAFKGE, from the coding sequence ATGACACTTGCAACGCTTGCTGATGTGCTTCAGCCCGCGCTGAAGCAAGGCTATGCCGTGGCTGGGCTGGTCACATTGGGCTGGGAAGATATGCGCGCCTATGTCGCCGCCGCCGAAGCCGAAGACGTTCCCGTGATCCTTCAGGCGGGTCCGTCCTGCCGCGCGCACACGCCCCTGCCGGTGCTGGGCAAGATGTTCCGTTATCTGGCGGAAGGTGCCAGCGTGCCCGTCGTGGCGCATCTGGATCACGGCTATACGATGGATGAATGCCGCGAAGCGATCGACAGTGGGTTCACATCGGTCATGTTCGATGGTTCGCGCAAGCCCATTGCGGACAATATAGCCGCGACCAGGGCGATCGTCGAACTTGCCCATGCCGCAGGCGTCTCCTGCGAAGGCGAGATTGGCTTCGTCGGATATTCCGGCGGCGAAGGGTCATCGGGCACAGACCCTGACGACGCAGCCCGTTTTGCGCGCGAGACCGGCGTGGACGCGATGGCGATCTCGGTTGGCAACGTCCATCTTCAACAGGACAAGGAAGGCGGGCTGGATATACCCCGCATCCGGGCAATCGAGGCCGTGACCAGCGTGCCGCTTGTCATCCATGGCGGCTCTGGCGTGCCGGTCGAACAAAGACGATTGCTGGCGACAGGTTCAAGTATCTGCAAATTCAACATCGGCACCGAGTTGCGCATGGCCTTCGGACACGCCCTGCGCAAGGCGGTGAACCGCGACACATCCCGCTTTGACCGGGTCTTGATCTTGAAAGAAACTCACGACCCCGTCATGGATGCCACGCGCCGGGTACTGCGCGCGTTCAAAGGAGAATGA
- a CDS encoding ABC transporter substrate-binding protein has product MSKLLYSRRRFLGTAATTGAALASPFYLRRAAAQSGGEVNIWTYNDFVPEAFKEQFEAETGIKVNVRLVDDQGKQFNLLAAEQPNPTVDIMTVAGHRFLQFIDSDLLAPLDTDRLTNWGKINPTFSESDWSTINGNKWGAPILSGMEVLSYNTELVSEEEALTWDTLFSEKYSGQTAYIIQDMMSIVMLMKGYDGNMVEYMDDPEKAAQIVEEAKQFLIEKKPLVRKYYDGGAEFQQMMVNQDIALGHSWNGPAAALINDGFPLAMTIPREGSYGFVYTYNIANNAPNVDNAYTFLDAILASPEIGAAMTKASGFISTYKDASQYLSDLEKKSTSFPEEQLANLQFFRAEANEMKYGLVDPAVEAIKAA; this is encoded by the coding sequence ATGTCAAAACTGCTTTATAGCCGCCGCCGTTTTCTTGGCACCGCCGCCACCACCGGGGCTGCGCTGGCATCGCCCTTCTATCTGCGTCGCGCTGCGGCCCAGTCGGGTGGCGAGGTGAACATCTGGACCTATAACGATTTCGTGCCCGAAGCGTTCAAGGAGCAGTTCGAGGCCGAAACCGGTATCAAGGTGAATGTGCGTCTGGTGGATGATCAGGGCAAACAGTTCAACCTGCTGGCCGCCGAACAGCCGAACCCGACGGTCGACATCATGACCGTCGCCGGCCACCGGTTCCTGCAATTCATCGACAGCGACCTTCTGGCGCCGCTTGACACTGACCGGCTGACCAACTGGGGCAAGATCAACCCGACCTTCTCGGAAAGCGATTGGTCGACGATCAACGGCAACAAATGGGGTGCGCCGATCCTGTCTGGAATGGAAGTCCTGTCCTACAACACCGAGTTGGTGAGCGAGGAAGAAGCGCTGACTTGGGACACTTTGTTCAGCGAGAAATACAGCGGTCAGACGGCCTATATCATTCAGGACATGATGTCGATCGTGATGCTGATGAAGGGGTATGACGGCAATATGGTCGAATATATGGATGACCCCGAGAAGGCCGCACAGATCGTCGAGGAGGCCAAGCAGTTCCTGATCGAGAAGAAGCCTTTGGTGCGCAAATATTACGACGGCGGGGCCGAGTTCCAGCAGATGATGGTCAACCAGGACATCGCGTTGGGTCATTCGTGGAACGGCCCGGCAGCAGCGTTGATCAATGATGGCTTCCCGCTGGCAATGACGATCCCGCGCGAAGGGTCATATGGCTTTGTCTATACCTATAATATCGCCAACAACGCGCCCAATGTGGACAACGCCTATACCTTCCTTGACGCGATCCTTGCCTCGCCCGAAATCGGTGCGGCGATGACCAAGGCATCGGGCTTCATTTCGACATACAAGGATGCCTCGCAATATCTGAGCGATCTCGAGAAGAAGTCGACCTCGTTCCCGGAAGAGCAGTTGGCGAACCTGCAATTCTTCCGTGCCGAAGCGAACGAGATGAAATACGGGCTTGTTGACCCGGCGGTCGAGGCGATCAAGGCCGCCTGA
- a CDS encoding 5-deoxy-glucuronate isomerase, with translation MHIAPYDNKNTPIVDADHDLVPLNYFNIVKLKKGETFEYQVPGYETCVVPATGTVDVEVEGMSFPALGNRTVDVWDGEPEGVYVPVGAKVTITCVTDETETFIAGAKYDKVLDPFDVRADELDLVQYGSDDTKTHRKIKHILGQKHHDKVGRLLVSELYTVGQGGWSGFPSHKHDTDRLPDETRHDETYNFRFRPNYGSGVQMLQREDNKPGDAYHIMDGSTIVLDKGYHPCAVLPGYEMYYFTILGGLSQRSLVQYFQPTHAGQIETIPGIKDMIAKFK, from the coding sequence ATGCACATCGCCCCGTACGACAACAAGAACACACCCATCGTTGATGCAGATCACGATCTGGTGCCGCTGAATTATTTCAACATCGTCAAGCTGAAGAAGGGCGAGACGTTCGAATACCAGGTGCCCGGCTATGAAACCTGCGTCGTTCCCGCCACCGGAACGGTGGACGTAGAGGTGGAGGGGATGAGCTTCCCCGCTCTGGGAAACCGAACCGTTGACGTCTGGGATGGCGAACCCGAAGGCGTTTATGTCCCCGTTGGAGCGAAAGTGACAATCACCTGCGTGACGGACGAAACCGAAACCTTCATCGCCGGGGCGAAATACGACAAGGTGCTTGATCCGTTTGATGTGCGCGCGGATGAGCTTGACCTTGTGCAATACGGGTCGGACGACACGAAAACCCACCGCAAGATCAAGCATATCCTTGGACAGAAACACCACGACAAAGTGGGCCGTCTGCTGGTCAGCGAACTCTACACCGTCGGTCAGGGGGGCTGGTCCGGCTTCCCCTCGCACAAGCACGACACCGACCGCCTGCCCGACGAGACACGGCATGACGAGACCTATAATTTCCGCTTCCGCCCCAACTATGGCTCGGGCGTTCAGATGTTGCAGCGCGAAGACAACAAGCCGGGGGATGCTTATCATATCATGGACGGGTCCACGATTGTTCTGGACAAAGGCTATCACCCCTGCGCGGTGCTGCCCGGTTATGAAATGTATTATTTCACCATTCTGGGCGGTCTCAGCCAGCGGTCGCTGGTGCAGTATTTTCAACCAACACATGCAGGACAGATCGAAACCATCCCCGGCATCAAAGACATGATCGCGAAATTCAAATGA
- a CDS encoding NAD/NADP octopine/nopaline dehydrogenase family protein, with protein sequence MGGDVGKSVGLAGAGSIAFGTAALLHKAGHDPMLWSPSGKGTADLANGAALKAVGAVETTLTPRIADSAAMLARDNDVLIIALPGYGHKTVLDALAPHIEPRHHVIISSHASLGAVYLSQLLAARAVHVPITAWGTTICTGRRQSGTEVKVNTVRSRVDLCTVPDNRSQEALSLCQTLFGDRFQPRSGLLAISLSNLNPQNHMGIALGNITRMERGETWSQGQNVTPKVGRLLEELDRERLDIAKALGLEVKTIFEHFHLSFHVPVASISEMNQQMHAQGNGGVGPDTADSRYVTEDVPYGLVLTAALGRLTGHPAPLHEAGIRIFSAMYGRDFEGENEILKALDLGRYDLDDLKQAAKTGLLRHPASA encoded by the coding sequence ATGGGAGGAGACGTGGGCAAATCGGTTGGATTGGCGGGCGCAGGCTCGATTGCGTTCGGGACGGCGGCGCTGTTGCATAAGGCTGGCCACGATCCGATGCTGTGGTCGCCATCGGGCAAGGGCACGGCGGACTTGGCGAACGGTGCTGCGCTGAAAGCGGTTGGCGCGGTCGAGACAACGCTGACGCCCCGCATTGCCGACAGTGCAGCGATGCTGGCTCGCGACAATGACGTGTTGATCATCGCGCTTCCGGGTTACGGCCACAAAACGGTGTTGGACGCGCTGGCCCCGCATATCGAACCGCGGCATCATGTTATCATTTCGTCCCATGCCTCGCTGGGGGCGGTTTATCTGTCGCAGCTTCTGGCCGCGCGTGCCGTGCATGTTCCAATCACCGCTTGGGGCACCACAATCTGCACCGGACGGCGGCAATCGGGCACCGAGGTGAAGGTGAACACCGTGCGCAGCCGTGTTGATCTTTGCACCGTGCCGGATAACCGATCCCAAGAAGCGTTGAGCCTGTGCCAGACCCTGTTCGGCGACCGGTTCCAGCCACGTAGTGGGTTGTTGGCGATCTCGCTGTCCAACCTGAACCCGCAAAACCACATGGGGATTGCCTTGGGCAACATCACCCGAATGGAACGCGGCGAGACATGGTCGCAGGGCCAGAACGTCACCCCCAAAGTGGGTCGTTTGCTGGAAGAGCTGGACCGTGAGCGACTGGACATCGCGAAGGCGCTGGGGCTGGAAGTCAAGACGATCTTTGAACATTTCCACCTGTCCTTCCACGTGCCCGTCGCCTCGATTTCCGAGATGAACCAGCAGATGCACGCGCAGGGAAACGGAGGTGTCGGCCCAGACACGGCTGACAGCCGTTACGTGACCGAGGATGTGCCCTATGGGTTGGTCCTGACCGCGGCGCTGGGGCGGCTGACCGGCCACCCCGCACCGCTGCACGAGGCTGGCATCCGGATTTTTTCGGCCATGTATGGTCGGGATTTCGAAGGAGAGAACGAGATCCTGAAAGCGCTGGACCTTGGCCGCTATGACCTTGATGATCTGAAACAGGCCGCAAAGACAGGGTTGTTGCGTCACCCCGCCAGCGCCTGA
- a CDS encoding ABC transporter permease gives MTYDASSQRGKRAEAHDASDRTFWGRLVGWGPYHTLMRLATASPRRQFLILAAFPVLWVLTQHLGPMLQMVRVSLTDAYPVAPGVEQNFTLDNYARFFGDSIFWMPFFRTLAFAGVFTFCTLIITYPVAYFLARHVSRKNQMLFLLLLLIPFWVGEIVRTYAIMILLGNTGAVNLVLKWMGLIDRPIPFMYTSFSMGVGIVYLTALYMLLPLYSALEKLPQSMNEAAADLGAGAWTRFRRVSLPLTIEGISSGCTLVFLISTGFYATPVLLGGPSTTVFAETIAGFFHVAGDEWPTGAAFATIMFMAALVITATFQKVMNSLRKGEQE, from the coding sequence ATGACCTATGACGCATCCTCGCAGCGGGGCAAGCGCGCCGAGGCACATGACGCTTCCGACCGCACATTCTGGGGCCGCCTGGTCGGATGGGGCCCGTATCACACGTTGATGCGTCTGGCGACGGCCTCGCCGCGCCGCCAGTTCCTGATCCTTGCCGCCTTTCCGGTCCTGTGGGTGCTGACCCAACACCTCGGGCCGATGTTGCAGATGGTTCGGGTGTCGCTGACCGATGCCTATCCGGTCGCACCGGGGGTCGAACAGAATTTCACCCTGGACAATTATGCCCGCTTTTTCGGGGATAGTATCTTCTGGATGCCGTTCTTTCGGACACTGGCCTTTGCCGGGGTGTTCACCTTCTGCACGCTGATCATCACATATCCGGTGGCCTATTTTCTTGCCCGCCATGTCAGCCGCAAGAACCAGATGTTGTTTCTGCTGCTTCTGCTGATCCCGTTCTGGGTGGGTGAGATTGTGCGCACCTATGCCATCATGATCCTGTTGGGCAACACGGGCGCGGTGAACCTTGTTTTGAAATGGATGGGTCTGATCGACCGACCCATACCCTTCATGTACACGAGCTTTTCGATGGGGGTCGGCATTGTCTATCTGACTGCGCTTTACATGCTGTTGCCGCTGTATTCGGCGCTTGAGAAATTGCCGCAAAGCATGAACGAGGCCGCAGCCGATCTGGGCGCCGGGGCATGGACACGGTTCCGCCGGGTGTCGCTTCCGCTGACCATAGAAGGTATCTCGTCAGGCTGCACGCTGGTGTTCCTTATCTCCACCGGTTTCTATGCGACGCCGGTTCTTCTGGGCGGGCCGTCCACCACGGTGTTTGCCGAAACCATCGCGGGCTTTTTCCATGTGGCCGGTGACGAATGGCCCACCGGAGCCGCTTTTGCCACGATCATGTTCATGGCGGCGCTTGTCATTACGGCGACGTTCCAGAAAGTGATGAATTCGCTGCGTAAAGGAGAGCAGGAATGA
- a CDS encoding ABC transporter permease, with protein sequence MFRGNRIFLSCIYWAFVLYVFVPLFLMIMMGFKDSKFIGFPIRSWTLDWYTGVFADAEVLSTFGYSIAIAVLSTLISVMVGTWIAVLLEGRKFLGRTAIFGMTVLPALVPGIISAIAFRIYARYLGIEPGMGAIVWAHAVHNVPFVVLVVMARLSTLPKSQIEAARDLGADPLVTFIRITLPYLVPAILGASIFCLLLSFDDFVRSFFLGGYEPTLPVLIFAKLRSGMSPEINAIATVALILTAAVGIWAERFTRRMNKES encoded by the coding sequence CTGTTCCGGGGCAACCGGATCTTCCTGAGCTGCATCTATTGGGCCTTTGTCCTTTACGTCTTCGTGCCGCTGTTCCTCATGATCATGATGGGGTTCAAGGATTCGAAGTTCATTGGCTTTCCGATCCGGTCGTGGACATTGGATTGGTACACGGGAGTCTTTGCCGATGCCGAGGTCTTGTCGACCTTTGGGTATTCCATCGCCATCGCGGTTCTGTCGACGCTGATTTCAGTGATGGTCGGCACGTGGATCGCCGTGTTGCTGGAGGGGCGAAAATTCCTTGGCCGCACTGCGATTTTCGGAATGACGGTGCTGCCTGCGCTGGTGCCGGGGATCATTTCGGCCATCGCGTTTCGCATCTATGCCCGCTATCTGGGGATCGAGCCCGGCATGGGCGCGATCGTCTGGGCGCACGCGGTGCACAACGTGCCCTTCGTGGTGCTGGTGGTGATGGCACGCCTGTCGACCCTGCCGAAAAGCCAGATCGAGGCCGCCCGCGACCTTGGTGCCGACCCGCTGGTCACGTTCATCCGGATCACTTTGCCCTATCTGGTGCCCGCCATTCTCGGCGCGTCGATCTTCTGCCTGCTGTTGTCGTTTGACGATTTCGTCCGATCGTTCTTCCTGGGCGGGTATGAACCGACGCTGCCGGTGCTGATCTTTGCCAAACTTCGTTCGGGCATGAGCCCCGAGATCAACGCCATCGCAACTGTTGCGCTGATCCTGACCGCCGCCGTCGGCATTTGGGCCGAGCGTTTCACCCGCCGCATGAACAAGGAAAGCTGA
- the iolG gene encoding inositol 2-dehydrogenase, with translation MLNIGLLGCGRIGQVHARSISQIDGARVAAVSDAFADPAQALASKIGAQVMDSDALINSKDVDAVVIGTPTDTHYDLIHAAARAGKAIFCEKPVDMSADRIRDCIKAVDAAGVSFMTAFNRRFDPNFANIRCRIEQGEIGDVEIVTIMSRDPSPPPVSYIESSGGLFRDMMIHDLDMARFILGEEPVSVYAVGAALVDPAIGRAGDVDTAAVTLTTASGKICQISNSRRATYGYDQRLEVHGSAGMLRAENILETTVEAANASGFRKAPAQYFFLERYEAAYRNEMVHFVEAVACGGLVAPDIMDGLRAQVLADAASISLSTGQPIRVD, from the coding sequence ATGTTGAACATCGGACTTCTGGGCTGTGGCCGTATCGGGCAGGTTCACGCCCGCTCGATCAGCCAGATCGACGGCGCGCGCGTCGCGGCTGTCTCGGACGCGTTCGCCGACCCCGCCCAAGCCTTGGCATCAAAGATTGGCGCACAGGTCATGGACAGTGACGCGCTGATCAACAGCAAGGATGTCGACGCCGTGGTGATCGGAACACCAACGGACACCCATTACGACCTGATCCACGCCGCCGCCCGCGCGGGCAAGGCGATCTTTTGTGAAAAACCCGTCGACATGTCCGCCGACCGCATCCGCGATTGTATCAAGGCAGTCGATGCGGCAGGCGTTTCCTTCATGACCGCATTCAACCGTCGCTTTGACCCCAATTTCGCCAACATACGATGCCGTATAGAGCAGGGAGAGATCGGGGACGTCGAGATCGTGACAATCATGTCGCGCGATCCGTCGCCGCCCCCCGTCAGCTATATTGAAAGTTCGGGTGGGCTGTTTCGGGACATGATGATCCATGACCTTGACATGGCGCGGTTTATTCTGGGCGAGGAACCGGTCAGCGTCTATGCCGTCGGTGCCGCCCTTGTTGATCCGGCCATTGGACGCGCGGGCGATGTTGATACCGCTGCTGTCACGCTGACCACGGCGTCCGGCAAAATCTGCCAGATTTCCAACTCCCGCCGGGCGACCTATGGCTATGACCAACGGCTGGAAGTGCATGGGTCCGCTGGAATGCTCCGCGCGGAGAATATACTGGAAACCACGGTTGAAGCCGCAAACGCTTCCGGGTTTCGCAAGGCACCCGCGCAGTATTTCTTCCTTGAGCGCTATGAAGCGGCGTATCGCAACGAAATGGTCCACTTTGTCGAAGCCGTTGCGTGCGGGGGTCTGGTTGCCCCGGACATCATGGACGGGCTACGCGCCCAGGTGCTTGCGGATGCAGCATCTATATCTCTTTCCACGGGGCAGCCAATCAGGGTCGACTGA
- the iolC gene encoding 5-dehydro-2-deoxygluconokinase, with amino-acid sequence MLLDDIRQNKFVVFGRAGMDLYADPVGTKSEHADMFHADLGGSSANICAGLVKLGAKAALVTSVSDDAVGRFCINRLCHYGVDTRYVQSVGGEARTSLAVYESVLEDFQNVIYRNGAADFQVPDADVDQVDYSAFGALITAGTVFAAEPSRSSTFRAIDHARAAGLPVIFDIDYRPYSWPSAEIAADVLSRAGAVSDMIVGNDEEFGFMAGGIENGMEKARELAAEGKLIIYKMGHKGAITLWQGNEIHTGIYPVTAVKPNGAGDSFMAGLLASIADGHSLHDAVLRGSACASIVVSQPGCAPAMPTTFELDAFLAQHPGASAA; translated from the coding sequence ATGCTCCTCGACGACATCAGACAGAACAAATTCGTGGTCTTTGGTCGCGCGGGTATGGACCTTTACGCGGACCCCGTCGGCACCAAATCGGAACATGCCGACATGTTTCATGCTGACCTTGGCGGCTCATCCGCCAATATCTGCGCCGGGCTGGTGAAGCTGGGGGCAAAGGCCGCTTTGGTTACGTCGGTATCCGATGACGCGGTGGGGCGGTTCTGTATCAATCGCTTGTGTCACTATGGTGTCGACACCCGTTATGTCCAGTCCGTGGGTGGCGAGGCGCGCACATCGCTTGCCGTCTATGAAAGTGTGCTGGAGGATTTTCAGAACGTGATCTATCGCAATGGGGCGGCTGATTTTCAGGTGCCTGATGCAGATGTCGACCAAGTTGACTACTCTGCCTTCGGTGCACTGATCACAGCAGGCACCGTGTTTGCCGCCGAGCCGTCCCGCAGTTCCACTTTCCGTGCCATCGACCATGCGCGTGCCGCCGGGTTGCCAGTGATTTTCGACATTGACTATCGCCCCTACAGTTGGCCATCCGCCGAAATTGCCGCTGATGTCCTGTCACGCGCTGGTGCAGTCAGCGACATGATCGTCGGCAATGATGAAGAGTTCGGTTTCATGGCGGGCGGCATCGAAAACGGTATGGAAAAGGCACGGGAACTCGCCGCCGAAGGCAAACTGATCATCTACAAGATGGGCCACAAAGGTGCGATCACACTTTGGCAGGGCAACGAAATTCATACCGGGATTTACCCGGTTACGGCCGTTAAACCCAACGGTGCAGGTGACAGTTTCATGGCAGGGCTTCTGGCCTCGATTGCCGATGGACACAGCTTGCACGATGCCGTTCTGCGCGGCTCGGCCTGTGCATCCATCGTGGTCAGCCAACCCGGCTGCGCCCCAGCGATGCCGACCACTTTCGAACTCGACGCCTTCCTTGCCCAACATCCCGGCGCAAGCGCTGCTTAA
- a CDS encoding peroxidase-related enzyme (This protein belongs to a clade of uncharacterized proteins related to peroxidases such as the alkylhydroperoxidase AhpD.), whose amino-acid sequence MSKVITKFTRNVPHWQPRVTPVNLSEATDAQLDALQVTPSNTKVSEYVLTLAHDVESLKVRSPLFNAIMYDRGGMSRAERELGALGASMVNHCIYCAAVHAARHAQLEKSTEATDRLFRDGAKADLGPRDRAIFDFAVALSEAPSNAGPEHMDALKAAGLDETEMLDLTLSAALFGWANRLMHVLGDPVRVPEDAA is encoded by the coding sequence ATGAGTAAGGTGATCACGAAATTCACCCGCAATGTGCCGCATTGGCAGCCGCGCGTGACCCCGGTGAACCTGTCTGAAGCGACCGACGCGCAGTTGGATGCGTTGCAGGTCACGCCGTCGAATACCAAGGTGTCGGAATATGTTCTGACCCTTGCGCATGACGTCGAAAGCCTGAAGGTGCGTTCGCCGCTGTTTAATGCCATTATGTATGACAGGGGCGGGATGAGCCGGGCAGAGCGGGAACTGGGCGCGCTGGGAGCCTCGATGGTCAACCATTGCATCTATTGCGCCGCTGTCCATGCCGCGCGCCATGCGCAGCTAGAGAAATCGACCGAGGCGACGGACAGACTGTTCCGCGACGGCGCGAAGGCAGACCTAGGACCACGCGACCGGGCGATCTTTGATTTTGCGGTGGCGCTGTCCGAAGCACCGTCAAATGCGGGGCCGGAGCATATGGACGCGCTGAAGGCTGCCGGGTTGGACGAGACCGAGATGCTGGATCTGACCCTGTCCGCCGCGCTGTTTGGCTGGGCCAACCGGCTGATGCATGTTCTGGGCGATCCGGTGCGGGTGCCGGAAGACGCAGCGTAG
- a CDS encoding ABC transporter ATP-binding protein encodes MTDQTPLVRIEGLSKHFGKTVALDNLTLDIAQGEFVTFLGPSGCGKSTTLRILGGFERPTTGRVILDGEDVTDQPPEKRHVNMVFQDYALFPHMTVAQNISFGLELKGMGKADIKRRSDEIMSFLELDAFGDRYPVQLSGGQRQRVALARALAPDPALLLLDEPLGALDAKLRGQVQQELKSIQRRTNKTFFFVTHDQEEALTMSDRIVVMNQGRVEQDGTPEELYFRPASRFVAEFIGETNLLSGRMRGTEGDKVVMDWEGTTLMGKAPDRLPDAGQPITASVRLEKLDFHTERPQTGNAVLGRVVGRTFLGSRMTMEIAVGENGDAVLKAYVDAETGQSLGSDPVWIGWEADNMAVLKS; translated from the coding sequence ATGACCGATCAGACGCCACTTGTCCGCATCGAGGGACTGTCCAAGCATTTCGGCAAGACCGTCGCGCTGGACAACCTGACACTGGACATCGCACAGGGCGAGTTCGTGACCTTTCTTGGCCCGTCGGGTTGCGGCAAGTCCACCACGCTGCGCATCCTTGGCGGGTTCGAACGTCCGACCACCGGCCGGGTGATCCTTGACGGCGAGGACGTGACCGACCAGCCGCCCGAGAAGCGCCATGTGAACATGGTATTTCAGGATTACGCGCTGTTTCCACATATGACCGTGGCGCAGAATATTTCCTTCGGGCTGGAGCTGAAAGGGATGGGCAAGGCGGACATCAAGCGCCGCTCGGACGAGATCATGTCGTTTCTGGAGCTTGACGCCTTTGGCGACCGCTATCCGGTGCAACTGTCCGGGGGTCAGCGCCAGCGGGTGGCACTGGCCCGCGCGCTGGCGCCCGATCCGGCACTGCTGTTGCTGGACGAACCGCTGGGTGCGTTGGATGCCAAGCTGCGTGGACAGGTTCAGCAGGAGCTGAAATCGATCCAGCGGCGCACCAACAAGACCTTCTTCTTCGTGACCCACGATCAGGAAGAAGCATTGACCATGTCCGACCGGATCGTGGTGATGAACCAGGGTCGGGTGGAACAGGACGGCACACCGGAAGAGCTGTATTTCCGGCCCGCCAGCCGGTTCGTGGCCGAGTTCATCGGCGAGACCAACCTTCTGTCAGGCCGGATGCGTGGCACCGAAGGCGACAAGGTGGTGATGGACTGGGAGGGAACAACCCTTATGGGCAAGGCGCCTGACAGATTGCCGGACGCGGGCCAGCCAATCACCGCTTCAGTGCGGTTAGAGAAGCTCGACTTCCACACCGAGCGCCCGCAGACCGGCAATGCGGTGCTGGGGCGCGTGGTGGGCAGAACCTTCCTCGGATCTCGCATGACGATGGAGATCGCTGTGGGCGAGAACGGCGATGCGGTGCTCAAGGCCTATGTTGATGCCGAGACCGGCCAGTCGCTCGGCAGCGATCCGGTCTGGATCGGCTGGGAGGCGGACAATATGGCAGTGCTGAAAAGCTGA